One segment of Candidatus Neomarinimicrobiota bacterium DNA contains the following:
- a CDS encoding pyridoxine 5'-phosphate synthase — translation MALLEVKLDPVAKMRDTIDRSIDPVKAAVAAELAGVDAVSIRLTEEREEERLRDLNILQEVVHSRLNLVISSSKRLVDKALSINSAMVTLDDELGLTDSRVASHMKEAISVLKNNKNLAVAIRINPEVSDAKTASRLGADYVDLNTTRFAGTQNYHDRTLELERIASVARAAFKFDLGVSAGGGLTYQNAAYVAEIEQIDTISIGGAIISRAMLIGLENAVRDMIDLVK, via the coding sequence ATGGCATTACTTGAGGTAAAGTTGGACCCGGTGGCGAAAATGAGAGACACCATAGACCGTTCCATAGACCCCGTTAAAGCAGCTGTCGCGGCTGAATTAGCCGGCGTGGACGCTGTGAGTATCAGGCTCACAGAGGAAAGAGAAGAAGAGCGATTGAGGGATCTAAATATCCTTCAGGAAGTGGTACATTCCCGATTAAATTTGGTCATAAGTTCCTCCAAACGCCTGGTTGACAAGGCGTTATCGATAAACTCCGCGATGGTAACTCTTGACGATGAATTGGGTTTGACCGACTCCAGGGTCGCTTCACATATGAAAGAAGCTATTTCTGTACTGAAAAACAACAAGAACCTCGCAGTGGCAATCAGAATAAATCCGGAAGTTTCGGATGCTAAGACCGCCTCCCGGTTAGGCGCCGATTATGTCGATCTGAATACCACAAGATTCGCCGGCACACAAAACTATCACGACAGGACATTAGAGCTTGAGCGGATAGCGTCAGTCGCGAGAGCTGCGTTCAAATTCGATCTCGGAGTTTCCGCCGGAGGTGGATTGACCTATCAAAACGCAGCTTACGTAGCGGAGATCGAACAGATTGACACGATATCAATCGGGGGCGCAATCATAAGCAGGGCGATGCTTATCGGATTGGAAAACGCCGTACGGGATATGATAGACCTCGTTAAATGA
- a CDS encoding divergent polysaccharide deacetylase family protein: MNRFFKKTLVVWIVIWLIIDAIIIAYIYFGDEEGNGIMSAEALEVYIDNEFVSSLNEKGFKVFPVDENGTTLFMYARGLGKVWMKKVITETLGETGLLPEFNWNVGEGEFQALIKYGNEEDFLFRFKETDDISSGLIAILIDDFGYFWDDRVDELLRMPIPLGIAVIPGHEHSTQVAKIAVSQGKEVLLHLPMEPYDYRGGEEEYIIMSGMTESEISERISRALISVPGAVGLNNHQGSKVTSEVKIIQRFLAVIRPYDLYFIDSATHASSVGYAEALKMGVPAAKRAVFLDNSDDLMTVEQRIHELKNEAFRKGSAIGIGHVNAKTISALKKEIPLIIEEGFDFVYPSQLMN; this comes from the coding sequence ATGAATCGATTTTTTAAGAAGACGTTAGTTGTCTGGATCGTCATCTGGCTTATCATTGACGCAATAATCATAGCGTACATTTACTTTGGCGATGAAGAGGGTAACGGGATCATGTCAGCGGAAGCTCTTGAAGTGTATATTGACAACGAATTTGTATCCTCATTGAACGAAAAAGGGTTTAAAGTATTTCCTGTAGATGAGAATGGCACGACTCTCTTTATGTATGCAAGAGGGCTGGGAAAAGTCTGGATGAAAAAAGTAATAACTGAGACACTCGGCGAAACAGGATTATTACCCGAGTTCAATTGGAACGTCGGAGAAGGCGAATTTCAAGCGCTGATCAAGTACGGAAATGAAGAAGACTTTTTGTTCCGTTTCAAAGAAACAGACGATATATCTTCCGGACTAATAGCAATACTCATTGACGATTTCGGCTATTTCTGGGACGACCGGGTTGATGAACTTCTCCGGATGCCGATTCCGCTGGGAATTGCGGTAATCCCAGGGCATGAACATTCCACCCAAGTAGCCAAAATTGCCGTCTCACAGGGAAAAGAAGTACTGCTGCATCTTCCTATGGAACCGTATGATTATCGAGGCGGGGAGGAGGAGTATATCATAATGAGCGGCATGACAGAGAGCGAAATCTCCGAGCGAATCTCAAGAGCGCTTATCAGTGTACCGGGAGCCGTGGGGTTGAACAATCATCAAGGCTCGAAGGTGACATCAGAAGTGAAGATAATTCAGAGATTTCTTGCCGTAATCCGTCCTTACGACTTATATTTTATTGACAGCGCGACCCATGCGTCAAGTGTCGGCTATGCAGAAGCGCTTAAGATGGGCGTTCCGGCGGCGAAAAGGGCGGTCTTTCTGGATAATTCGGATGATTTAATGACTGTTGAACAGAGGATTCATGAATTGAAAAATGAGGCTTTTAGAAAGGGTTCCGCTATCGGCATTGGCCACGTAAACGCTAAAACTATTTCGGCATTGAAAAAAGAAATTCCTTTAATAATCGAAGAAGGTTTTGATTTTGTCTATCCTTCACAGCTCATGAACTAA
- a CDS encoding nucleotidyltransferase domain-containing protein: protein MINMASGQALTATELEVLMIIKLIKQRITDWASTKPFKMKIYLYGSHARNEAVKMSDIDIAMEFPSLPESERTLIMIDFQDLWQNELSNRLGKKVHIELFDEKTSTIKKGLEKSSVILFSNV from the coding sequence TTGATAAACATGGCGTCAGGGCAAGCCCTGACTGCCACGGAATTAGAGGTATTAATGATCATTAAACTTATTAAACAGCGTATAACTGATTGGGCAAGTACTAAGCCTTTTAAGATGAAAATTTATCTATATGGGTCTCACGCTAGAAACGAGGCAGTAAAGATGAGTGATATTGATATTGCTATGGAATTTCCTTCGCTGCCAGAATCAGAACGGACTCTGATTATGATTGATTTCCAAGATTTATGGCAAAACGAATTATCAAATAGACTTGGTAAGAAAGTTCATATCGAACTGTTTGATGAAAAAACTTCGACAATAAAGAAGGGACTCGAAAAATCATCTGTCATTTTGTTTAGTAATGTTTAA
- a CDS encoding transposase: protein MKRGRTKYDDSEFPVFITTTITHHISVFHIKLLATSCLQLLEDVRKKYEMKIYCYCLMPSHIHMIVQSINKGDLSNFIREWKSFSAKKILEFANEQSPALLELFRRSAEEFGLTKEQSNQVWMPRFDDLQLRKPETTRTKINYIHGNPVRKGLMETAEKFLYSSAGWYDDGDERFLTLTDIKGIIY, encoded by the coding sequence ATGAAAAGAGGAAGAACAAAATACGACGATTCCGAATTCCCGGTTTTCATCACCACTACGATTACACATCATATCAGTGTATTTCATATCAAGTTATTAGCAACGTCGTGTCTTCAATTGTTGGAAGATGTGCGAAAGAAATACGAGATGAAAATTTACTGCTACTGTCTAATGCCGAGCCATATTCATATGATAGTACAATCAATCAACAAGGGAGACTTATCAAATTTTATCAGAGAGTGGAAATCGTTTTCAGCTAAAAAGATATTAGAATTCGCTAATGAACAATCTCCTGCACTCTTAGAACTGTTCAGGAGATCGGCAGAAGAATTTGGACTGACAAAAGAACAATCCAACCAAGTATGGATGCCGAGGTTTGACGATTTGCAGTTAAGAAAACCTGAGACGACGAGAACGAAAATAAATTATATCCATGGAAATCCGGTGAGAAAAGGTCTTATGGAAACAGCGGAGAAATTTCTCTATTCAAGTGCCGGTTGGTATGATGATGGAGATGAGAGATTTCTGACACTAACCGATATAAAAGGAATTATCTATTGA
- a CDS encoding acyl-CoA dehydrogenase family protein: protein MDFRLPEEIEMLRDTAKKFTDQEIRPLADSIEREEKVPEELIKKLGETGLMGVLIPPEYGGGGFGELGYCAMQEEISQGCASTATFLGAHLSIGSQTIILFGSEETKKKYLPGLAKGELIAAYSLSEAGSGSDAAAMKAKAVYDGGDWVLNGTKIWVTNGPIADVIVVYAKMEKDGEDLGPGAFVIETANDGFNIDKIEKKMGLKGSETAAISFSDFRIPNENLLGDPGQGFNIALTILDVGRLGLGAVTLGQAKESLRLSTLYSQQREQFGQPIADFQAIQWMLAEMTTDIYAMESILYRTANAYDEGKQITREASCVKLFCSEALDRIVDHAVQIHGGMGYSSELKIERMYRDSRVHRIFEGTNEIQRLVIARETLKKGGY, encoded by the coding sequence ATGGATTTTAGACTGCCTGAAGAGATCGAAATGCTGCGCGACACGGCGAAGAAGTTTACAGATCAGGAGATTCGTCCGTTAGCAGACAGTATAGAGCGCGAGGAAAAGGTCCCGGAGGAGCTGATCAAGAAGTTAGGCGAGACCGGATTGATGGGCGTTCTCATTCCTCCGGAATACGGCGGAGGCGGGTTTGGAGAGCTCGGCTACTGCGCTATGCAGGAGGAGATATCCCAGGGGTGTGCATCGACGGCTACCTTTCTCGGAGCGCACCTGTCTATCGGTTCTCAGACTATAATTCTTTTCGGTTCTGAAGAAACAAAAAAGAAATATCTTCCCGGTCTCGCAAAGGGTGAATTGATCGCCGCTTATTCGCTCTCCGAGGCGGGTTCAGGTTCAGACGCCGCGGCGATGAAGGCGAAAGCCGTTTATGACGGCGGTGATTGGGTGCTGAACGGCACAAAGATTTGGGTGACCAATGGGCCGATAGCGGACGTCATAGTCGTTTACGCCAAGATGGAAAAAGACGGAGAGGACCTTGGTCCGGGCGCTTTTGTGATTGAAACAGCGAATGACGGATTCAACATCGACAAAATCGAAAAAAAGATGGGTCTCAAGGGTTCCGAAACGGCGGCGATATCTTTCAGCGATTTCCGTATTCCTAATGAAAATCTGCTCGGTGATCCCGGACAGGGATTCAATATTGCATTGACGATTCTCGATGTGGGAAGGCTCGGTCTCGGCGCCGTAACTCTCGGTCAGGCGAAGGAGTCACTCCGGCTCAGCACGTTATACTCGCAGCAGAGGGAACAGTTCGGGCAGCCGATCGCGGATTTCCAGGCAATACAGTGGATGCTGGCGGAAATGACAACCGATATTTACGCGATGGAAAGCATACTCTACCGTACCGCTAATGCGTACGATGAAGGGAAGCAAATCACACGGGAGGCGTCGTGCGTAAAACTCTTCTGTTCCGAAGCGCTTGATAGGATAGTCGATCATGCCGTTCAGATACACGGCGGCATGGGCTATTCAAGCGAGCTGAAGATCGAACGGATGTACCGAGACTCCCGCGTTCACCGCATCTTCGAGGGCACGAACGAAATACAGCGCCTCGTCATCGCCCGCGAAACGCTCAAGAAGGGGGGATATTGA
- a CDS encoding GtrA family protein: MSIGSIRREFASLRFVKFAIVGGSGLLVNMFFLWFLKEIAGLYYLFASIIAIELSVLNNFVWNNFWTWGDRQKAEGWDYLRRLMKYNLSVSVAALIGNIAVLVALKEVFGWNYLLANLIGISIGMIINFIINDLWTFRERPVRSGVE, translated from the coding sequence ATGTCTATCGGGAGTATAAGAAGGGAATTTGCCTCCCTGCGATTCGTTAAATTCGCAATTGTGGGCGGATCCGGTCTGCTTGTCAACATGTTTTTTCTATGGTTTCTGAAGGAAATTGCGGGATTGTATTATCTCTTTGCAAGTATCATCGCTATAGAACTTTCTGTGTTAAATAATTTCGTCTGGAATAATTTTTGGACGTGGGGGGACAGACAAAAAGCTGAAGGATGGGACTACCTCCGGCGACTCATGAAGTATAACCTCTCTGTAAGTGTTGCGGCTTTGATCGGAAACATTGCCGTTCTTGTGGCGCTGAAAGAGGTTTTCGGCTGGAACTACCTGCTCGCGAACCTGATTGGAATCAGTATAGGTATGATTATAAACTTTATCATTAACGATCTGTGGACGTTCCGGGAGAGACCGGTAAGAAGTGGGGTAGAATAA
- a CDS encoding metal ABC transporter permease — protein MDKLFELISLPLLAGFIIVSIHSYLGIHIVERKVIFVDLALAQIAAAGAGVGVLLGYELGGLETFLSALFFTFIGAAIFALTRMRKEVVPQEAIIGIVYAVSAASFILLMDRAPNGAEQVKGMLVGYILLVNWDDIIRIAVLYAIIGAFHILVRKRMIYISRDPEGAFNSGINVKLWDFLFYISFGFVVTTAVQIAGVLLVFAYLVVPAVCAMLFAKDFKIRLIIGWSLGLLGNLLGMYFSVQFDLPTGAAIVTTFGLIIAVAGLVKAVQKRFIIG, from the coding sequence ATTGATAAATTGTTTGAACTGATTTCATTGCCGCTGCTTGCGGGATTTATTATTGTTTCGATCCACTCTTATCTCGGGATACACATAGTCGAGAGGAAGGTGATATTTGTAGATTTAGCCCTGGCGCAGATAGCCGCTGCCGGAGCCGGTGTCGGAGTGCTGCTCGGGTATGAACTTGGCGGGCTTGAGACTTTTCTTTCGGCGCTGTTCTTCACCTTTATCGGGGCTGCAATATTCGCCCTGACCCGTATGCGGAAGGAAGTCGTTCCTCAGGAAGCGATAATCGGGATTGTCTACGCGGTATCCGCAGCTTCGTTTATTCTTCTGATGGACCGTGCCCCAAACGGCGCCGAGCAAGTTAAGGGAATGCTCGTGGGATACATACTCCTTGTAAATTGGGATGATATTATTCGGATAGCGGTTCTCTACGCAATAATAGGTGCTTTTCATATATTGGTACGGAAGAGAATGATATATATATCGCGGGACCCTGAAGGGGCTTTCAACAGCGGGATAAACGTAAAACTCTGGGATTTTCTGTTCTACATCTCCTTCGGTTTTGTAGTTACAACCGCAGTACAGATAGCCGGAGTCCTGCTCGTGTTTGCGTATCTTGTTGTTCCAGCAGTGTGTGCCATGTTGTTTGCCAAGGACTTTAAGATAAGACTCATCATAGGCTGGTCGCTCGGCTTGCTCGGTAATTTGCTCGGGATGTATTTCTCCGTGCAATTCGACTTGCCGACAGGCGCTGCGATAGTAACCACTTTCGGTTTGATAATAGCCGTAGCCGGATTGGTCAAAGCAGTACAGAAAAGATTTATTATCGGGTAG
- a CDS encoding zinc ABC transporter substrate-binding protein, with product MKLIQKLLILLILFVGASQVHAKLRIVSTLPNFTAIAKEVGGDRVEVTTIAKGYQNPHFVDPKPSFIIKMKKADILVWAGLDLEIYWLTPLLENSRNKKILWGAPGNADASKGVSLLEIPNIPAAQLRAGGDIHVYGNPHYWHDPINGKIIAQNIYNALVSASPEDKEYFKRNLEDFNSRLDESLKKWNKLMDPFKGRKIIAYHNSWPYLEKRFGFVIVDFIEPKPGIPPSPNHLVQLIKKMRSQEIKTIIISPYFDDKPANVIADKVGGKVISVAPSVGAFDGVDSYFDMFDYNLNELVKAFKWEENIQ from the coding sequence ATGAAATTAATACAGAAATTATTAATCTTACTTATCCTATTTGTCGGAGCTTCACAAGTTCATGCTAAGCTGCGTATTGTATCGACGCTGCCCAACTTTACCGCGATAGCAAAAGAAGTAGGCGGAGACAGGGTAGAAGTGACCACCATTGCAAAGGGATATCAAAATCCTCATTTTGTCGACCCGAAGCCGAGTTTCATAATCAAGATGAAAAAGGCTGACATACTCGTGTGGGCGGGATTGGACCTCGAAATCTACTGGCTCACACCACTGCTTGAGAACTCCCGTAATAAAAAAATCTTATGGGGCGCTCCGGGGAATGCGGACGCGTCGAAGGGGGTATCCCTTCTCGAAATCCCGAACATACCGGCAGCTCAACTCAGGGCGGGTGGCGATATCCATGTTTACGGAAATCCACATTATTGGCATGATCCAATCAACGGAAAGATAATAGCTCAAAACATTTATAATGCGCTTGTGAGCGCGTCTCCGGAAGATAAAGAATATTTTAAGCGTAATTTGGAGGATTTCAATTCGAGATTGGATGAATCACTTAAGAAATGGAATAAATTGATGGATCCATTCAAGGGCAGGAAGATAATTGCATACCATAACTCCTGGCCCTATCTGGAGAAACGGTTCGGGTTCGTGATCGTAGATTTCATAGAGCCTAAACCCGGAATACCGCCCAGCCCGAATCACCTCGTGCAATTAATTAAAAAGATGCGTAGTCAGGAGATAAAAACGATCATTATATCACCGTATTTCGACGATAAGCCGGCGAATGTTATTGCTGACAAAGTGGGTGGAAAAGTTATTAGCGTAGCCCCAAGCGTCGGCGCTTTCGACGGTGTTGACAGCTACTTCGATATGTTCGATTATAACCTGAATGAGTTAGTGAAGGCGTTCAAATGGGAAGAGAATATACAATAA
- a CDS encoding phospholipase A: MKSTIFGRVITIIISTIFILSGKGLTQDLPENRVFGVIQHEVNYFSWRKIEADRWETVFQISVKKRLAENLCSEDNLEYARKRKKVLCEFLGPAHFGFTQKSLWYWGDGWDVQSWPIVETRNNPEIYWRWDNIDRNISESLRISGSVGLEHESNGGTGGASRGWNWLFAQIGTDEEINIVNTGRKFNIDEDTRKLLGVDYPGIRFKYHWPFGLDKLNNPDIERFMGTLETKIHLGIKKTGDHFVLGRLPTDKAKKLKLSYVVTWRTHGLHSRNLKNEIMISYADWELWLYIQRWDGTGQWLRDYREKSHSWRIGFVFR; encoded by the coding sequence ATGAAATCAACCATATTTGGACGAGTCATAACAATAATAATATCAACAATTTTTATTCTAAGCGGAAAGGGTCTCACTCAGGATTTACCTGAAAACAGAGTTTTCGGAGTAATCCAACATGAAGTAAACTATTTTTCGTGGAGAAAAATAGAAGCAGACAGATGGGAGACGGTCTTCCAAATAAGTGTAAAGAAAAGATTGGCAGAAAATTTGTGCAGCGAGGATAACTTAGAATACGCCCGTAAGAGAAAAAAAGTGTTGTGCGAATTCTTAGGTCCGGCACATTTTGGATTTACACAAAAATCACTCTGGTACTGGGGTGACGGTTGGGATGTTCAATCCTGGCCGATTGTGGAGACCCGCAATAATCCTGAGATATACTGGAGATGGGATAACATAGACAGAAATATATCAGAAAGTCTTCGAATTTCAGGATCTGTTGGCTTGGAACATGAGTCAAATGGCGGAACAGGAGGCGCATCCCGAGGCTGGAACTGGCTATTCGCTCAAATAGGAACCGATGAAGAGATAAACATCGTCAACACCGGCCGAAAGTTCAATATAGACGAAGATACAAGAAAATTGTTGGGAGTCGATTATCCCGGTATAAGATTCAAATATCATTGGCCGTTCGGTTTGGATAAACTAAACAATCCTGATATTGAAAGATTCATGGGCACATTAGAGACTAAAATCCATTTGGGTATTAAAAAGACAGGAGATCATTTCGTTTTGGGTAGATTACCCACCGATAAGGCGAAGAAGCTTAAGTTGTCTTATGTTGTCACCTGGAGAACTCACGGCTTACACAGCAGGAACCTGAAAAACGAAATTATGATTAGCTATGCCGACTGGGAATTGTGGTTATACATACAAAGATGGGACGGGACAGGACAATGGCTCCGAGACTATCGTGAGAAAAGTCATTCGTGGAGAATCGGATTTGTATTCAGATAG
- a CDS encoding exo-alpha-sialidase → MTNRMQKHIVLLLFTIFLSSEFAYSQVVRNYEITEWVYLNKSSRLLGNSVTDLVYGNSNRLWIGTGRGLNSTADNGLSFDEYTHDEFEIGIGGVSALAVLGDIVIVANAFDDPDVEESNSTGSGLAISTDNGFSWTHIDQPKDSNDAVFELIYGDTIDALPVVINVDNVTFDIAITEDSTIYITSFAGGSRKSTDLGVTWNRIVLPPDDMDSLTAFSDHEFDLSPVDNSNFGVTGSLNHRPFSVIAWGDTVIIGTAGGINRSYDSGVSWFKSNTGNSGISGNWAVVLHRHVWNGNETLLAATRPTVEGEFLGISLSRDGGENWRTVLSDERVWNFSSDDSVIYAAADSGLFKSVDGGVTWASFPPIIDGATGDPLYTQTFYSVIKTPDNRLWAGTAGGLIYTDNNSSSWTILRAVKPLTEDLSVRTYSYPNPFSPSRHNRLGGDGYVRFHYSLSERSTVSINVYDFSMTLVAKAVKSVSRDKGEWDEVWNGRNGFGSVVANGTYFYKIIVNKSSGGGEVHWGKVMVIE, encoded by the coding sequence ATGACGAACCGCATGCAGAAACATATTGTTTTGCTCCTGTTCACTATCTTCCTGAGTAGTGAATTCGCTTATTCTCAGGTCGTAAGAAATTATGAAATTACGGAATGGGTTTACCTAAACAAGAGCTCCCGGCTCCTCGGAAATTCCGTGACCGACCTTGTCTATGGAAACTCTAACCGCTTGTGGATAGGCACCGGAAGAGGGTTGAATTCTACCGCAGATAACGGTCTCTCATTTGATGAATACACGCATGACGAGTTCGAGATCGGAATCGGCGGAGTCTCCGCTCTCGCCGTGCTGGGGGATATCGTCATCGTCGCCAACGCATTCGACGATCCGGACGTGGAGGAATCAAATTCCACGGGAAGCGGTCTCGCTATCTCCACCGACAACGGTTTCAGCTGGACGCACATCGATCAGCCGAAAGATTCGAACGATGCTGTCTTCGAACTGATTTACGGTGACACTATAGATGCACTGCCGGTCGTGATCAACGTTGATAACGTCACTTTCGACATTGCTATCACAGAGGACAGCACAATTTACATTACCTCATTCGCGGGCGGCTCCCGAAAATCTACCGACCTCGGAGTGACCTGGAACCGGATCGTACTGCCGCCCGACGATATGGATTCGCTCACCGCATTTTCCGACCACGAGTTCGACCTCAGTCCGGTCGATAACAGCAATTTCGGAGTCACGGGAAGCCTGAACCACAGACCGTTTTCTGTCATAGCATGGGGGGATACGGTCATCATAGGCACAGCGGGGGGGATCAACCGCTCATATGACAGCGGCGTCTCCTGGTTCAAATCGAACACGGGCAACAGCGGTATCAGCGGAAACTGGGCAGTCGTTCTGCATCGCCATGTATGGAACGGAAATGAAACGCTGCTTGCGGCGACCCGGCCTACAGTCGAGGGCGAGTTCTTGGGTATATCGCTCAGCAGGGACGGCGGTGAAAATTGGAGGACGGTTCTCTCCGACGAAAGGGTCTGGAACTTTTCTTCCGACGATTCGGTTATTTACGCCGCAGCGGACAGCGGACTCTTTAAATCGGTCGACGGGGGCGTTACATGGGCTTCGTTCCCACCGATAATCGATGGGGCTACCGGGGACCCTCTTTACACGCAAACTTTCTATTCGGTTATAAAGACGCCGGATAATCGCCTCTGGGCGGGAACAGCCGGCGGGCTTATTTACACTGATAATAACTCTTCCTCCTGGACGATTTTACGCGCAGTTAAGCCTTTGACCGAAGACCTCTCCGTCCGGACCTATTCCTATCCCAACCCCTTTTCCCCTTCCCGGCATAACAGACTTGGAGGGGACGGATATGTTCGCTTTCATTATTCTCTCTCTGAACGCTCGACGGTTTCGATAAACGTATATGACTTTTCCATGACGCTGGTGGCAAAAGCCGTGAAATCTGTGTCAAGAGATAAGGGGGAATGGGATGAAGTCTGGAACGGCAGGAACGGTTTCGGTTCAGTTGTGGCGAACGGGACTTACTTCTATAAAATAATCGTTAACAAAAGCTCCGGCGGCGGGGAAGTTCATTGGGGTAAGGTGATGGTGATAGAGTGA